One Peptococcus niger genomic window carries:
- the csm3 gene encoding type III-A CRISPR-associated RAMP protein Csm3 — protein sequence MYGKLIISGELETLTGLHIGAGPALQLTAADYPVVRDQRGLPYVPGSSLKGKLRTLLARALAQRWIVNDPGHDAEEVIRLFGAPAVDDRPAQAGRLIFCDAPLVSAPGDYLATEIKHEAAIDRATAELQVRSLERVVPGARFALRVIYTATEAAEAGADLQNLAGAMELLTMDSLGGNGSRGSGRVAFRNMQVGIGYGDAFDDQDLAFLNEVFHDDALNL from the coding sequence ATGTACGGTAAACTCATCATCAGCGGTGAATTGGAAACGCTTACAGGCTTGCACATCGGTGCCGGCCCGGCCTTGCAATTGACGGCGGCAGACTACCCGGTGGTGCGCGACCAGCGTGGCCTGCCCTACGTACCGGGGTCCAGCCTGAAGGGAAAGCTGCGGACACTCTTGGCCCGGGCCCTGGCACAGCGCTGGATTGTCAACGACCCGGGGCACGATGCGGAAGAGGTGATCCGTCTGTTCGGAGCGCCGGCGGTGGACGATCGGCCGGCACAAGCCGGGCGGCTGATTTTTTGCGATGCACCTCTGGTCTCGGCGCCGGGGGATTATCTGGCCACGGAAATCAAGCATGAGGCAGCCATTGACCGGGCTACCGCTGAGCTGCAGGTGCGGAGTTTGGAACGGGTCGTGCCCGGGGCGCGGTTTGCCCTGCGGGTGATTTATACGGCAACGGAAGCGGCTGAGGCCGGCGCCGACTTGCAAAATTTGGCCGGGGCGATGGAGCTTCTGACCATGGACAGCCTGGGTGGCAACGGCAGCCGGGGCAGCGGCCGGGTGGCTTTTCGTAATATGCAGGTGGGCATCGGGTATGGGGATGCTTTTGACGACCAGGACCTGGCCTTCTTAAATGAGGTATTTCACGATGACGCCCTTAATCTCTAA
- a CDS encoding LexA family protein, translating into MARSQKEIFASNLKHLLDIHDLAQVDVAKAIGVSPQTFNTWVKGVAIPRMGKIQVLADYFGVLKSELVDDNPPSLYGTYGNIMPIKTKKIPLLGEIVCGEPIYADQDFESYVEVGTDIRADFALRASGNSMIGARIKDGDIVFVRKQDIVEPGEIAAVIIEGEATLKRVYYQEGNRLILQAENSAYPPMIYEADKLNQITILGKAISFQSDVR; encoded by the coding sequence ATGGCTAGATCACAAAAAGAAATATTTGCATCTAATTTAAAGCATTTGCTAGACATACATGATCTAGCGCAAGTCGATGTGGCAAAGGCAATTGGGGTGTCTCCACAAACCTTCAATACGTGGGTTAAAGGTGTTGCCATACCCAGAATGGGAAAAATACAAGTACTAGCCGATTACTTTGGTGTACTTAAATCCGAGCTTGTTGATGACAATCCCCCATCTCTCTACGGCACCTACGGCAACATTATGCCCATAAAAACAAAAAAAATCCCCCTCCTGGGCGAAATCGTCTGCGGGGAACCCATATATGCAGATCAAGACTTTGAATCCTACGTCGAAGTTGGTACTGATATCCGTGCAGACTTCGCCCTTCGCGCTTCCGGAAATTCCATGATTGGCGCCCGCATCAAAGACGGTGATATCGTCTTTGTTCGTAAGCAAGATATCGTAGAACCGGGAGAAATAGCCGCCGTCATCATAGAAGGAGAAGCCACCTTAAAACGCGTCTACTACCAAGAAGGCAATCGGCTGATTCTTCAAGCAGAAAACTCAGCCTACCCACCCATGATATACGAAGCCGACAAGCTAAATCAGATCACCATCCTAGGCAAAGCCATCTCTTTTCAGAGTGACGTGAGGTAA
- a CDS encoding Rid family detoxifying hydrolase — protein sequence MKFIHSDAAPAALGPYSQAVQVGQLLFVSGQLPLKDGTLIDDAAEATTAALTNLLSIVQAAGGGKESFAKVNIFVRNMDDFDTINGAYADFFGDHKPARACVQVARLPKDAVLEIEVIADLS from the coding sequence ATGAAATTTATCCACAGCGATGCCGCCCCTGCCGCCCTCGGCCCCTATTCACAGGCCGTTCAAGTCGGTCAACTGCTTTTCGTCAGCGGCCAGTTGCCCTTAAAAGACGGTACTCTCATCGATGACGCCGCCGAAGCCACCACCGCCGCCCTGACCAACTTGCTGTCCATCGTCCAGGCCGCCGGCGGTGGCAAAGAAAGCTTCGCCAAGGTCAACATCTTTGTCCGCAACATGGACGATTTTGACACCATCAACGGCGCCTACGCCGACTTCTTCGGCGACCACAAACCGGCCCGCGCTTGCGTCCAAGTGGCCCGGCTGCCAAAAGACGCCGTCCTGGAAATTGAAGTCATCGCTGACCTCTCTTAA
- a CDS encoding helix-turn-helix domain-containing protein, translated as MYNFDTLIKKLCSLPYETPWLEFKHNNYDPDTIGKNISALANSATWQDQQFAYLIWGVNDKTHEIIGTDVDFLSLKKGNQDLESWLRDLLSVNANFEFYSTSIYEKKIGVLVIHPAINTTVRFKKTEYIRIGSYTKPLSNYPRIQEQLWEKLQKVKFEDQIALSDLSIEDILSLLDIEPYFSLQNKRAPSKKKEILHYLIEDKIVIPQNNSLYSISNMGAILFAKNLSSFNRLSRKAVRVVQYADTSRFNMLKEDTINFGYALGFWLCTWF; from the coding sequence ATGTATAATTTTGATACCCTTATAAAAAAATTATGTTCGCTGCCATATGAAACACCTTGGTTGGAATTTAAGCATAATAACTATGATCCTGATACAATTGGAAAAAACATTAGCGCGCTCGCTAATAGCGCTACATGGCAAGATCAGCAATTTGCATATCTGATTTGGGGTGTAAATGACAAGACGCACGAAATTATAGGCACAGATGTAGATTTTTTATCGTTGAAAAAAGGCAATCAAGATCTTGAAAGTTGGCTACGCGATCTTCTTTCAGTGAATGCAAATTTTGAATTTTATTCCACATCTATTTATGAAAAGAAAATTGGAGTCTTGGTTATTCATCCTGCAATAAACACTACCGTGCGTTTTAAAAAAACAGAGTATATCCGAATTGGTAGCTACACAAAACCGCTGAGTAATTATCCTAGAATTCAAGAACAATTGTGGGAAAAACTACAAAAAGTTAAATTTGAGGATCAAATAGCATTATCCGACCTGTCAATAGAAGATATTTTAAGTTTACTGGACATTGAACCATATTTTTCTTTACAAAACAAGCGAGCTCCTAGTAAGAAAAAAGAAATACTACATTATTTAATTGAAGATAAGATTGTGATTCCTCAAAATAACTCTCTTTATTCAATATCCAATATGGGCGCTATTTTATTTGCAAAAAATCTTTCCTCATTTAATCGCCTATCTAGAAAGGCTGTACGTGTTGTTCAATATGCTGATACCAGCCGCTTTAATATGTTGAAAGAAGATACTATTAATTTTGGTTATGCACTTGGTTTTTGGTTATGCACTTGGTTTTGA
- a CDS encoding ATP-binding protein, with the protein MHLVFGYALGFEYLMKIIETLLPSREVISGALRENKTAYPLIAIREIIANALIHQEFTFRGTGPVIELFPNRIEVTNPGQPLVDIYRIIDNPPRSRNERLAALMRRLKMCEELGTGWDKIVIQCELFQLPAPRISLYDENTKVTLYSKKLFSDLTLDDRLWSCYLHACIKYIEGDYLTNSSLRKRFGVSSSSSSSISRVIKASIDKGYIKPLDPDTAPKHMKYVPTWA; encoded by the coding sequence ATGCACTTGGTTTTTGGTTATGCACTTGGTTTTGAATATTTGATGAAAATCATAGAAACTCTTCTGCCGAGCAGAGAAGTGATTTCAGGAGCACTACGTGAGAACAAGACAGCATATCCTCTCATAGCCATTAGAGAAATTATTGCTAATGCACTTATCCATCAGGAATTTACTTTTAGAGGAACCGGGCCAGTTATTGAATTGTTTCCTAACCGCATTGAAGTGACTAATCCTGGGCAACCTTTGGTTGATATTTATCGAATTATTGATAATCCCCCTCGGTCTAGAAACGAACGACTTGCCGCATTAATGCGAAGATTAAAAATGTGTGAAGAACTTGGTACTGGATGGGACAAAATCGTTATTCAGTGTGAACTTTTCCAATTACCAGCCCCAAGAATCTCACTATATGATGAAAATACCAAGGTGACTTTATATTCAAAAAAACTATTTTCGGACCTTACGCTAGATGATAGGCTTTGGTCATGCTACTTACATGCTTGCATAAAATATATTGAAGGGGACTACTTAACCAATAGCTCTCTGAGAAAACGTTTTGGCGTATCCAGCTCATCTTCAAGCAGCATTTCTCGAGTAATTAAAGCCAGCATTGATAAAGGGTATATAAAACCACTCGATCCTGATACTGCTCCAAAGCATATGAAATATGTTCCAACTTGGGCTTAA
- a CDS encoding ABC transporter ATP-binding protein, with the protein MLQLENIGFGVPGKADILKNINLTIETGETVVVTGPNGGGKTSLAKVIAGVADATAGRILLDGQDITGLNITERARAGIAYAFQQPVRFKGLRTRDLLNLAAGRDLNDDEAHGLLRQVGLQGADYIDRSVDTKLSGGEIKRIEIAGILARDANLFVFDEPEAGIDLWSFNNLIDVFNHLRDNRRQSTVIISHQERILEIADRIAVIVKGELAAFGPTAEILPQLAHGPECRSCSETCLVNQEGEEVI; encoded by the coding sequence ATGTTACAATTAGAAAATATTGGATTCGGGGTGCCGGGAAAAGCGGATATTCTGAAAAATATTAATTTAACCATTGAAACCGGCGAAACGGTGGTGGTGACAGGGCCGAATGGCGGCGGCAAGACGTCTTTGGCCAAGGTCATCGCCGGGGTGGCGGATGCCACTGCCGGGCGGATTTTGCTGGATGGCCAGGATATTACCGGGCTGAACATTACCGAACGGGCGCGGGCGGGCATTGCCTATGCTTTTCAGCAGCCGGTGCGGTTTAAGGGCTTGCGCACCCGGGATTTGCTGAACTTGGCCGCCGGGCGGGACTTGAACGATGATGAGGCCCATGGTCTCTTGCGTCAGGTTGGCCTGCAGGGGGCGGACTATATTGACCGCAGCGTAGATACAAAACTGTCCGGTGGGGAAATCAAACGGATTGAGATTGCCGGTATTTTGGCACGAGATGCGAATTTATTTGTTTTTGATGAGCCGGAAGCAGGCATTGACCTCTGGAGTTTTAACAACTTGATTGATGTTTTTAATCATTTGCGGGACAATCGCCGCCAGTCAACGGTGATTATTTCTCACCAGGAACGCATTTTGGAAATTGCCGACCGGATTGCGGTGATTGTAAAAGGTGAGCTGGCGGCTTTCGGGCCGACGGCGGAAATTTTGCCGCAACTGGCGCATGGTCCGGAATGTCGGTCCTGTAGTGAAACGTGCTTGGTGAATCAAGAAGGGGAGGAAGTCATATGA
- a CDS encoding SufB/SufD family protein: MSFQPVNRITEELLNVVSDWQKFPKGAAYNIRQDSQCAGRQSTENIEIRPKSGGSGLDIIVKAGTKGESCYIPACITKNDVDDLVYNDFYIGEDADVTIVAGCGVHTDGHGESRHNGIHRFFMEKNAKALYLEKHYGTGDASVAASRRIIDPETQCELAEGAYLEMDTSQLEGIATTNRKTSAKLEAGARLVIKENILTEADSTASTDFYVELNGDNCGVDLVSRSVAKDDSHQEYHSVIVGNAPSTGHSECDAIIVGNGKVDALPELRANNGDAMLIHEAAIGKIAGEQIVKLQTLGLTEEEAEARIIEGFLS; encoded by the coding sequence ATGAGTTTCCAACCGGTAAATCGCATTACGGAAGAACTGCTGAACGTTGTCTCCGATTGGCAAAAGTTTCCCAAGGGGGCGGCTTATAATATTCGTCAAGACTCTCAATGCGCCGGTCGTCAATCGACGGAGAATATTGAAATCCGGCCGAAAAGTGGCGGCAGTGGCCTGGACATCATCGTTAAGGCCGGCACCAAGGGAGAGTCTTGTTATATCCCGGCTTGCATTACCAAAAATGATGTGGACGACCTGGTCTACAATGATTTTTACATTGGTGAAGACGCGGACGTGACCATTGTGGCCGGTTGCGGTGTGCATACCGATGGTCATGGCGAAAGCCGTCACAATGGGATCCACCGCTTCTTTATGGAAAAGAACGCGAAAGCCCTTTATTTGGAAAAACATTACGGGACGGGCGATGCTTCTGTCGCTGCGTCGCGCCGGATTATTGATCCGGAAACGCAGTGTGAATTGGCGGAAGGCGCTTACTTGGAGATGGATACCTCCCAACTGGAGGGGATTGCCACGACCAACCGGAAAACCAGCGCCAAGCTGGAAGCCGGTGCCCGCCTGGTCATTAAAGAAAATATTTTAACGGAAGCGGACAGCACCGCCAGCACCGATTTTTATGTGGAGTTAAATGGTGATAATTGCGGGGTGGACCTGGTCAGCCGGTCGGTGGCCAAGGACGACAGCCACCAGGAGTACCATTCGGTAATTGTGGGCAATGCGCCCTCCACCGGCCATTCTGAGTGTGATGCCATCATTGTGGGCAACGGGAAGGTGGATGCCTTGCCGGAGCTGCGCGCCAATAATGGTGATGCGATGCTGATTCACGAGGCCGCCATCGGGAAGATTGCCGGTGAGCAGATTGTGAAGCTACAGACCCTCGGCCTGACAGAAGAAGAAGCGGAAGCCCGCATTATTGAAGGCTTTTTAAGCTAG